Sequence from the Rutidosis leptorrhynchoides isolate AG116_Rl617_1_P2 chromosome 3, CSIRO_AGI_Rlap_v1, whole genome shotgun sequence genome:
ATTACACAGATTGCATGAATCATAGCTACTTTGTTTTTTATTTGAATAAAATAAATCTGACAATACAAACCAACAGCTTTCAATGCATCATCAGTAGAAGACCAAAAGGAAGTAATTTACCCATTATTCAGTTAAGACTGGTCAAAGCTAACAGATAAAGGATAAGGTACACCTAGTCCTGCATGAGGTACAAGTCAATGTAGTTTACTATTTACTGTATAACTTCACTGCATTAACACTGTGCTCTCGATTTCTTTTCTTTCTAAGAATGGTTAATAATCAAAATTAATTTTTATTATCTCTGCCCTGAAAAAACACCCTGCTTAAATCAATTTCTAGGGTTCTAACTTCGAGAAGCCAGTAGTATACAATCCCCATAATTTATGAAAAATATCGGTATGCTAGGGTTACTAATTTTGATTTAACGTGAATAAATATTGTTGAATTAAACACGGAATTGAGTAATAATTGAGAATAAAGAGATGACGGATTTGGATCAGTTAGTAACAAAAAAAGTAGCTGATCGATACCTGAAACGTGAAGTTCTCGGAGAAGGTACATATGGTGTTGTCTTCAAAGCCATTGATACTAAGGTATTATTCTTATACtgcattattatttatataaatatatctatataactTGCGAATGTGAAATTAGGTTGGTTCGTATGACTGtaatttaaaaattagggtttttttcTACTTGAAACAGGGGATTGTAGTCACCGGAAAACGATACGGATGCCTAATCTGTGTGCCTAAAGATATGCCTAAACGTGTTATAAGTACACATGGTATAAGTAAATTTTAATGAAGTTTACAGTAATCTGTGCGGACCATTTGGGAGAAAATGTGCTATTCTATGATATATAAAACTGACATAAATGGACTGATTTTTTAAGCTTCGTGCTTGAACTGGTTCGGCTCAAACTATAGTGATCGATGTGGAACAAAGTATGCCAATGAAATTTTAAGCATTCTTAATGCTGATGTGTTTTGTGTAACACTTTTCAATATTTGGTTATACAGTGATAATGTTTGGAGATCCATGTTGTATTGATAATTATTGATGTTATTTCTAGTATTATTCTTCATTTTACTGATAGAAGGTTGTTTATATCTCATATCGTTAACAAAAACATTGTTATAGAGGCCTAATTTTGATTAAAAAAGGAGAATGCAGTATCATTATATGGGTCTTTTAGTTGATAGAAAATCAACGTCAAGGTGTTGGCGTATTGATGGTGACCTGACTTCCCATAAGGTTCGACCCCCATATGCTGCAAAATATTTCCCTTGAGGTTACCCGCACATTTCATGGGCCTCGGAGGTATCGGACGTCTTCCGTTTGAGCCTCACCCGAGGGGGTTTTACCAcgcgatgctcgtatggattcgctGTGGTGGTTTCCTCCTGAGGGGTGGTAGGACTGTAATGTTCATTCCAAGAAATGATCGGGTGTGTGGGTTCCGACATCGCATTCAGACCCTCGTCAGTGACTCCTAACCGTCATTCAAAAAGAAAAAAGTTGTTAGAAAATCTAGACTCGTGGTTAAATTTGGTCAAGTACTTATGTTTCCTTAGGCTAACCATACCTATGTGGTATAGTTTTAACTCTTGGCTTATGCAACAGACGGGACAAACAGTTGCTATAAAGAAGATTCGTCTTGGTAAACAAAAGGAAGGAGTCAATTTTACTGCCCTTAGAGAAATAAAGTTACTGAAAGAGCTCAAGGATCCGAATATTATAGAGCTGACTGATTGTTTTCCTCATAAAGGGGACTTGCATCTTGTTTTTGAGTTTATGGAGACAGATCTTGAAGCGGTTATTCGGGATAGGAACATTGTTCTTTCACCCACTGATATAAAGTCATACGTTCAAATGATGTTGAAAGGACTTGCTGTTTGTCATAAGAAATGGATTTTGCATAGGTAACTTGCACCAATACATCATTTTGTATACTTTCAAACATGAAGTTTTGTAACCAGTTACACGTTATTTTTAGTTTGAAAGTGTTAAAAACGATGTTACAAAAGTCTGTTGCTTTTGTGTTTTCTTTTTGCTACACTCTTTGAATTTTCTTGATTGTTTACATTTTCTATTGGCAGGGATATGAAACCAAATAATCTTTTGATCGGACCCGGTGGACAACTAAAACTTGCAGATTTTGGTCTGGCACGCATATTTGGTAGTCCCGACAGAAGGTTCACTCACCAGGTATCACTCATCGTAGAATTTAATCAATGGGTTAAGTTTTCGTTTCAGCGAAATGTTTAACAGAGCCTCTATCTAGTAATGCATATTTGATAAATATGCTACTAGAGATTAAAGCTGTATTTATTTCAGTTGAATAGTTTTACTGTTCATTTTTATTTTGGCTATTTTCAAGGGGTTTACTGTTTCGTTATGCGCTAAACTTTGGACTTGTTACTATTGCATGGTCATAACTTTAGAACCATTTATTGTATGATGTAAACTTTCTAAAACCTCAATTGTATCCAAAGATGGGACCATATGATCAGCAAGTCTCGGATTCAAGTCACATATGACATACAATAAAGATTTTAGAAGGTCCAACTCGTATATAAGATGGTTTTAAGTTTGGGACcatacaataataaaaagtccaaaGTTTTGCGCATAACCAAACAATAAACCCATTTTCAAACAAGAACTAAGATTCTGTGACTAACTAGATTATAACTTCAACTGTGTACATAGCCACTGAACCTCATCTTTATAACACTGAACCTCATCTTTATAACCGTTACTGATTTATGTCTTAAACATGTATGGGTGTTGTAAATTTACCATCTTTCGAAAAATCTCTGATTAGGTTTTTGCTCGATGGTATAGAGCCCCTGAGCTATTATTTGGTGCAAAACAATATGGTCCCGGGGTTGATGTTTGGGCAGCAGCTTGTATATTTGCTGAGCTCCTTCTGCGCCGACCTTTTCTGCAGGTGAGTTCGGGCTATAAGTGTCATCTTCACTTGAAACATGCATTAACTTTTGTAAAAAAACGGTTGATTTGATTTTAAGAGTTCAAATGATATCCATCTCCTATAAGCATTTGACTCACCTACCCAAGATTGCAAAAATTGATACTCAGTCTGGGACTTTACAGGGACTATTCGGCAACTCGGGGAGTTCTCGGagactttgaccgattttgacttCTGTTTGACCAATTTTCGAGTTTTTCCCGAGTTTTGTCCGGAGTTTGACCAAATTTGACCGATTTTTCGAGTTTTGCCCAAGTTTTGTCCGGAGTTTGACCaaaatttgaccaagtttgacgagTACTTGCCGAGTAGACATTATTAATCTGTAAAATCAATATAAATAAGTTTTATAGAGCTAATCAGTGTTATTGAAAATATAGGGTAGCAGTGACATCGATCAATTGGGCAAAATATTTGCTGCCTTTGGGACCCCAAAACCCTCTCAATGGCCAGATATGATTTATCTACCCGATTACGTTGAGTACCAGTTTGTTCCGGGGCAGTCACTTAGGACATTGTTTCCAATGGCCAATGATGATGCTTTGGATCTGTTATCCAAGATGTTTGCGTATGATCCAAAGGCCAGAATTTCAGCACAACAGGCATTAGAACACAGGTAACCGTTGATTGCTAGTTTACAAATTATGTAAAAATTTTGAGCGATAAACCGTCTAAATATAGTTGTGTGACAGGTACTTCTCTTCTGGCCCACCACCTACTGAACCGGCTTTGCTTCCAAGGCCTCCGCCGAAAAAGGATTCGATAGTGTCAAAACCGTCAGATTTCGGTCCTACTGTACTATCACCTACCATAAAGTCTAAAAGAGTGGTCCCGCATCCAGAAGGATATGTTGAAAAGGTTGGAGATCATGGTATCGGTAATGAAAGAAGTGGGCCCGCACCAATGTCACTTGATTTTTCTGTCTTTGATGCAAGGCCTCCAGTTAGACCAACAATCAACAGGTAAATAGCATCAAATTTATATATGTTGCTAATGATATGTTCACATTTTATGAAAAAGTTTCATACTTTAGTGGCTTTTTGTGTTATTGGTTATTGTGAACATCAAAAGTGCTTTATTATTGTGTCAAGTTTGATTCATATTTAATCATCTTGTTATTTTGATACCCTGCAGTGCTGACAGGACCCATCTGAAGAGAAAACTTGACCTTGAATTTCAAATCCCTGAAGAAGAAGATTGATGAAATATCTACAAGGAGATTATTCAGTTAAGGTTTTATAATCATGCATGTAAGTTTGAAAAGCATTTTGTCTTATGAAGTACCCAGATAATATATGGAAGTTCATGAAGACCATAAAAAGTATTGCTTGATACTATATTACTATGTATACCACAAAGCATTATCTAAGgtcatattatatatacatatatcggaTTGGTGCCATAAGTATTTGAATGCAGATTGAGGCTCTGGTTTTGGTAAGAAGAAAGAAGAACACTATAAATTGGATGACTGCCCAGACAGACTCAACAACTTGGTGTGCAGGCGATGACCGCTCGGCTAGGGCGCGACTGAGGAGCTCGGATCCAATTTCAGAAATGACTTTGGTCATAGTAAATTGTTTTTTAGTGGCCTCTTTAACAACAAATTGTTGGATAACTGCTTTATTTTGAGAATTAGTAGTTTGATTTACCTAAATGGGAGTTAACCTGTTGCTTTAGTGGTCTCTTTAACAAAAATTTACTGCTCTCTTTTAGTTGCCTCTTTAAGACTTCAACAACTATTTGACAAATTCGTGAAAATTGTTATCAATCTTATATTCCAGTTTttactaaaataaaaaataataataataataataaaataaaaaaaatgagacaTATCTTTCTCAGAGACAGAATATCAGGGATGCCTCACTATCACCATTCTTGACTACAGAACATAAAACCTGCCTTGAAATATACGTCTCAAGCTCTTTAGAGACCTCGGTTAACTTAAGATCAAACTTACTCTTATACTTTTGCTTTGGTGATGGAGAAACAGAGAACCGTCTTCTGGAACTTGAAACCGTCCCTTTTACAACAAGAGGAGTCGCACCAATACCTACCTTCTTTGTTGCTATCTATGTTCGTTGTCTATAATGATGGCCCACTTTTTGTCTCTGATGGTAGTGGCTTTAATGTATCATCGTCTTCTCCAATTACCTTTTGTCTCATGAACCTTTCTCTTGCCTTATCAGCAGCTAGTTATGAGCTTTTTCT
This genomic interval carries:
- the LOC139902695 gene encoding cyclin-dependent kinase D-3-like, producing MTDLDQLVTKKVADRYLKREVLGEGTYGVVFKAIDTKTGQTVAIKKIRLGKQKEGVNFTALREIKLLKELKDPNIIELTDCFPHKGDLHLVFEFMETDLEAVIRDRNIVLSPTDIKSYVQMMLKGLAVCHKKWILHRDMKPNNLLIGPGGQLKLADFGLARIFGSPDRRFTHQVFARWYRAPELLFGAKQYGPGVDVWAAACIFAELLLRRPFLQGSSDIDQLGKIFAAFGTPKPSQWPDMIYLPDYVEYQFVPGQSLRTLFPMANDDALDLLSKMFAYDPKARISAQQALEHRYFSSGPPPTEPALLPRPPPKKDSIVSKPSDFGPTVLSPTIKSKRVVPHPEGYVEKVGDHGIGNERSGPAPMSLDFSVFDARPPVRPTINSADRTHLKRKLDLEFQIPEEED